The Marivirga tractuosa DSM 4126 genome contains the following window.
GGCTTATATTCTCCAGTACGATAATGGCATTATCAATCAGCATACCCAAACCTAAAGCCAAGCCACTTAGGGAAATGATATTGATGCTTAACCCAAATATTTCAAAGAATAGAAAAGATAGAATAAGCGAAAGTGGCAAACTAATACCCATAATAACTGGCAATCGAAAAGAACCCATAAAAAGGAAGAGTACACCGAAAGCAAACAATCCACCGAAAAGCAAACTGCCTTGTAAATTGTTAATTCCTGCTTTTAGGAAAATGGATTGATCTTGAGTAATGGCGATATCCAATGTTGGATAATCTTTTTTAAACTGCTTAATGGATTTTTCAATTTCGGGCATCAAATCCGTCATCACCGCTTGGGGTTGCTTGTGGATGTTCATTACAATGCCTCTATTTTGATTGAAGAAATGAAATCCGCTGACCTTCTCCTCTGCGGTTTTTACTTCTGCCAATTGGCGAATAGGAATATATTTATCCTCATTGATTCTGACAGGAATTGACGCAATATCTTCCGCATTATTCAATCTGCCGGCCATGCGCATATAATATTGGTATTGCCCATCTTTTACTTCTACTCCGCCCAATTCTTGATTAGCCGATTGAATGGCTTGAGAAATGGCTTCTAGTTCTAATCCTGTTCTTTGCAAAGCTTTGAGATCGGGAATGATTTTGATTTGTTCATCTACAGTTCCGTTTAAATCGACCAAAGAAATTCCTTCAATTTGCTCAATTCGCTTTTTTATGACATTTTCTGCCAGTCGTGAGCTTTCAATCATATTGGCAGCATCTGTGGGAATCAATTGAACTTTCGCAATAGGAATGTCAGTATAATTAACTCGAATTACTCTTGGCCGAGACATATCAGCAGGGAATTGGTCTGTCAGTCGATCGATTTTTTCATTTACTTCCACAAAAGCCAAATCCATTCGCTGCCCATAGTTAAACCGTAGGCGAAGCAAGCCATTTTCATTTGATGCTGTAGATTGTAAATCAGACAAACCCTGCATGGTAGCCAAAGATTCCCGCATGGGCTTGAGAATGTTATTTTCTATAGCTTCGGGAGAGGCATTGGCATAATCGACTCTGATGGCCATTTCAGGCACATCAATATCGGGTAATAAAGAAACTGGCCGATTCAACCATGCTAAAACACTCAATCCTATGAGTGCGATGAAAAACATAATGACGGCTATGGGTCTTTGGATGAAATAGCGGGTCATTAGTTATCTGAATTTTGAATGCTGATAGGGGCATCATGTGCCAACTGCAGATTGTTATTGGTAATGACCACTGTTCCAGCTGTTATGCCATCTGTGATTTCTACCATTTTACCATTATCATATCCGAATTCTACATAATTCCATTTTGCCAAATCATTTTCTACCGAGAATACAACCGGCTTTCCTGAACGCAATACCAAGCTGCCTTTCGGCACTTGCAATCGTTCGCCTTTCGGGATTCTAATCTCTACTTCCACGTTCATACCCGGCCAAAGAGCATGTTCTCCTTTTAAGAGGATCTGCGTTTGCACCAAACCGTTTTCATCTACTTTAGGGTTGATGCTGTAAACCTCGCCTGTAAAACTTTCATCCATTGCCGGATTTCGAATTGCTGCAGGCATACCTTCTTTAAGGTTTAAAGCTTCCGATTCCAATAAATTGACTTCCACTAAAAGGCGGTGGTTAAATTCAGCGAATAATTCATCCCCAGCTTTCACACTTTTACCTTTGAAGGCTTGGACATCATACAAAGTGCCGGAAAATGGTGCTCTAATCACTGTTTTCTGAAGTGATAATTGAGCTTCTTTGAGTTGAATGCTGCTTTCTTGCAGGCCACTCCCGATTTTTAGTTTTTGGTAAAGGCTGTCTTGCTCCGGATTCTCTTGAGCAATTAACTTCGGAAAACCGATGAGGCTATTTTCAAATTCTAGTTTGGCTTTTTCAAATTTGATTTCAGCAGACTGCAACTGTAGTTGCGCTTCTTCAGGATTTAGCCGAACTAATACCTCGCCCGCTGAAACTTTTTGTCCTGATTTAATATG
Protein-coding sequences here:
- a CDS encoding efflux RND transporter periplasmic adaptor subunit; the protein is MSKKIFLLFISIAFWACSKEEKIDEKTATENVNNTPPNTMVTVDTAISSPFYLLIESSGKVKAHKDVTILAETNGTIQQAHIKSGQKVSAGEVLVRLNPEEAQLQLQSAEIKFEKAKLEFENSLIGFPKLIAQENPEQDSLYQKLKIGSGLQESSIQLKEAQLSLQKTVIRAPFSGTLYDVQAFKGKSVKAGDELFAEFNHRLLVEVNLLESEALNLKEGMPAAIRNPAMDESFTGEVYSINPKVDENGLVQTQILLKGEHALWPGMNVEVEIRIPKGERLQVPKGSLVLRSGKPVVFSVENDLAKWNYVEFGYDNGKMVEITDGITAGTVVITNNNLQLAHDAPISIQNSDN